From Spirosoma agri, one genomic window encodes:
- a CDS encoding MFS transporter — translation MHVNQPPKTPTLVTPAKTQNYRWIIVILLFTATTINYLDRQIIGLLKPILEKEFTWTETDFAHIVMAFTAAYAVGLLVFGWIIDKIGTKVGYSITIIIWSVAGMLHAIARSVFGFSIARIGLGIGEAGNYPAAVKTVAEWFPQKERGLATGLFNAGTSIGVVVAVLIVPWILTNYGWHEVFWITGALGFVWLIFWLIFYDIPARQSRLSAAEYQYITSGQEAPDESADKSSINWLKLFTFPQTWAVITGKGLIDPIYWFFLFWLPSYFSSTFNLDLKKPSVELMLIYTATTLGSIGGGYLSSSLIKRGWATVKARKTVLFAFALVEISIMLAQFVTDVWVAVGLLSVAVAVHQAWATNVFTLASDLFPKQAVSSVVGIAGTAGAIGGILFPILVGSLLDKYKAAGNLAGGYNLLFTICAFTYLIAWTIIHLLTRKAPKIEVERLL, via the coding sequence ATGCACGTCAATCAGCCGCCCAAAACCCCTACGCTCGTGACTCCTGCCAAAACGCAGAATTATCGGTGGATCATCGTTATTCTGTTATTCACGGCCACGACAATCAATTATCTCGATCGACAGATTATTGGTTTGTTGAAGCCGATTCTGGAAAAAGAATTCACCTGGACCGAAACCGATTTTGCCCATATCGTTATGGCGTTTACGGCAGCCTACGCGGTAGGGCTACTGGTGTTTGGCTGGATAATCGACAAGATTGGCACGAAAGTGGGCTACTCGATCACCATCATTATCTGGAGCGTGGCGGGTATGCTGCACGCCATTGCCCGGAGTGTTTTCGGTTTTAGCATCGCCCGAATTGGGCTGGGCATCGGCGAAGCAGGCAATTATCCAGCCGCCGTAAAAACCGTAGCCGAGTGGTTCCCTCAGAAAGAACGCGGACTGGCAACGGGTCTCTTCAACGCCGGAACCAGTATCGGTGTGGTCGTCGCGGTGCTGATTGTTCCCTGGATATTGACCAACTACGGCTGGCACGAAGTTTTCTGGATCACGGGCGCGCTGGGGTTCGTGTGGCTGATTTTCTGGTTGATATTCTACGATATTCCAGCCCGGCAATCGCGCTTATCAGCGGCAGAATACCAGTACATCACCAGTGGGCAGGAAGCCCCGGATGAGTCAGCGGACAAAAGCTCGATCAACTGGTTAAAACTATTCACATTTCCCCAGACCTGGGCCGTCATTACGGGCAAGGGGCTGATCGACCCCATTTACTGGTTTTTTCTCTTCTGGCTTCCCTCCTATTTTTCGTCTACGTTCAATCTGGATTTGAAGAAACCGAGCGTTGAACTGATGCTGATTTATACGGCCACCACACTCGGCAGTATCGGCGGGGGCTACCTGTCATCCAGTCTGATCAAAAGAGGATGGGCTACCGTAAAGGCGCGAAAGACCGTTTTGTTCGCCTTTGCCCTCGTCGAAATATCGATCATGCTGGCCCAGTTCGTTACCGATGTCTGGGTAGCGGTGGGATTGTTAAGCGTAGCCGTGGCTGTTCACCAGGCGTGGGCAACGAATGTGTTTACGCTCGCGTCGGATCTGTTTCCCAAGCAGGCTGTCAGTTCGGTGGTGGGTATCGCAGGTACGGCGGGTGCCATCGGTGGCATTCTGTTCCCGATTCTGGTCGGCAGTTTGTTAGACAAGTATAAGGCTGCCGGCAATCTGGCGGGGGGCTACAATCTGCTGTTCACGATCTGCGCGTTCACCTACCTCATCGCCTGGACAATCATTCATCTGCTCACACGGAAAGCTCCGAAGATCGAGGTAGAACGTTTATTGTAA
- a CDS encoding outer membrane protein assembly factor BamB family protein codes for MNGLLKFSVGILALAGLLSANWVTNAVNPHLPGNDWPTYGGNNAGNRYSPLTQINRQNVKNLTLAWTYETGDNTDPGQRGMDIQCQPIVVDGVLYGTSPRMKLFAVDAATGKQRWQFNPFTDPAKKPRFHPVRGVVYWADSDRADARDKRILYSVGAFLYAVDATTGQLIDSFGQHGAVDLHEGLGDKETLGYDVANFSIRVTTPGVIYKDLLITGSAVSEGGDAPPGYIRAFNVRTGKLAWVFRTIPLPGEYGYETWSPDSYKKLGGANCWAGMVIDEKRGVVYAGTGSPSVDFYGGARKGQNLFANCVLAINAETGKRIWHFQTVHHDLWDRDLPCPPNLVTVKHNGPDGRPRLVDAVAQATKDGYVFLLDRDTGKPLFPVNEVPVPTSPALPGEQPWPTQPVPTKPAPFVRQELTEADITTRTPEAHAYVLDRFTNSRHGSKYMPPSEEGSLLYGFGGGAEWGGNAADPDGILYQNANTMLWWLKMRDLRAQTNGAALTKGGTLFAANCAVCHGLAGKSNETSKTPQAAQAYPDLTDVGKRIPKEQIEALLVTGRGRMPSFAHLSKEDREGLVNYLLKLDAKPTNAPADQHNSVVSTPIPEGASFPYIPPYLNNGNTQFRDQDNYPAIKPPWGTLNAINLNTGEYVWQVPLGEYPELSKKGIPPTGTENHGGPVVTAGGLVFIAATYDEKLRAFDKKTGKIVWEYKLPAGGFATPITYMVNGKQYIAIAAGGTRYGLKPGGSYVAFALP; via the coding sequence ATGAATGGCTTGCTAAAATTCTCCGTTGGCATCCTGGCGCTGGCAGGTTTGCTGTCGGCAAACTGGGTAACGAACGCCGTGAATCCGCATCTACCGGGTAATGACTGGCCCACGTATGGTGGCAATAACGCGGGTAATCGTTATTCTCCACTGACCCAGATTAACCGGCAGAACGTAAAGAATCTAACCCTTGCCTGGACGTACGAAACCGGCGACAACACCGATCCGGGCCAGCGGGGTATGGACATTCAGTGCCAGCCGATTGTTGTAGACGGGGTTCTGTATGGCACCTCTCCGCGCATGAAACTGTTTGCGGTCGATGCGGCAACCGGTAAGCAACGCTGGCAGTTCAACCCCTTTACTGACCCAGCAAAAAAACCGCGCTTCCACCCGGTTCGCGGGGTTGTTTACTGGGCCGACAGCGACCGGGCCGACGCTCGGGACAAACGAATTCTTTATTCGGTAGGAGCTTTTCTCTACGCGGTTGATGCCACGACGGGGCAACTGATCGACAGCTTCGGCCAGCACGGTGCGGTCGATCTGCACGAAGGACTTGGTGATAAGGAAACGCTCGGCTACGACGTTGCAAACTTCTCGATACGCGTCACGACCCCCGGTGTCATTTACAAAGATTTGCTGATTACGGGCTCTGCCGTTTCGGAAGGGGGCGATGCTCCTCCGGGCTATATCCGGGCGTTCAACGTGCGTACGGGTAAATTGGCCTGGGTGTTCCGAACGATCCCCCTGCCGGGTGAATATGGGTACGAAACCTGGTCGCCCGACTCCTACAAAAAACTGGGCGGGGCCAACTGCTGGGCGGGTATGGTCATCGACGAGAAACGGGGCGTTGTCTATGCCGGGACCGGGTCGCCATCGGTTGATTTCTACGGTGGCGCACGAAAAGGCCAGAACCTTTTCGCCAACTGCGTTCTTGCCATCAATGCCGAAACGGGTAAACGCATCTGGCATTTTCAGACCGTACATCACGACTTGTGGGATCGCGACCTGCCCTGCCCGCCTAACCTCGTCACCGTTAAGCACAATGGCCCCGACGGTCGGCCCCGGCTGGTCGATGCGGTTGCGCAGGCGACGAAAGACGGGTATGTGTTTTTGCTCGACCGCGACACCGGAAAGCCGCTTTTTCCCGTTAACGAAGTACCCGTCCCTACCTCGCCCGCCCTGCCCGGCGAACAACCCTGGCCAACGCAACCCGTTCCGACAAAACCGGCTCCGTTTGTCCGGCAGGAGCTGACGGAAGCTGACATTACCACCCGCACGCCCGAAGCACATGCGTACGTACTGGACCGATTTACGAACAGTCGGCACGGCAGTAAGTATATGCCCCCAAGCGAAGAAGGCTCTTTGTTGTATGGTTTTGGCGGGGGTGCCGAGTGGGGTGGCAATGCCGCCGACCCCGACGGTATACTCTACCAGAATGCCAATACCATGCTCTGGTGGTTGAAAATGCGGGACCTGCGCGCGCAAACGAACGGGGCAGCCCTCACGAAAGGAGGCACCTTGTTTGCCGCTAACTGTGCCGTCTGTCATGGGCTGGCCGGTAAAAGCAATGAGACCAGTAAAACCCCGCAAGCGGCCCAGGCTTACCCAGACCTCACCGATGTGGGTAAACGCATACCCAAAGAACAGATCGAGGCTCTCCTGGTAACCGGGCGGGGACGGATGCCTTCCTTTGCTCACTTGTCGAAAGAAGACCGGGAAGGATTGGTCAACTACCTGCTTAAGCTGGACGCGAAACCAACCAACGCGCCTGCCGATCAGCACAATTCCGTTGTCTCGACACCCATTCCCGAAGGTGCTTCATTCCCCTACATTCCTCCTTATCTGAATAATGGCAACACCCAATTTCGCGATCAGGACAATTACCCCGCCATCAAACCGCCCTGGGGAACGCTGAATGCCATCAACCTGAATACGGGAGAATATGTATGGCAGGTGCCGCTGGGTGAATATCCCGAATTGAGCAAAAAGGGGATTCCGCCCACCGGCACCGAGAACCACGGCGGTCCCGTCGTCACGGCGGGCGGACTGGTGTTCATTGCGGCAACCTACGATGAAAAGCTCCGCGCATTCGACAAGAAAACGGGCAAAATCGTGTGGGAGTACAAACTGCCAGCCGGCGGCTTCGCCACGCCGATCACGTACATGGTCAACGGAAAACAGTATATCGCCATTGCTGCGGGCGGCACGCGATATGGATTGAAACCGGGGGGTTCTTACGTCGCCTTTGCGTTGCCATAA
- a CDS encoding bifunctional 4-hydroxy-2-oxoglutarate aldolase/2-dehydro-3-deoxy-phosphogluconate aldolase has translation MSDHATQPPFSWALFSKAPLIGIIRGLSFDVVKQLLPIYREAGLTTLEITMNTSGAQAMIRHAIDNYGDGLNIGAGTVCTKDDLHKALDAGAQFIVTPVINKKVIKASVKRGIPIFPGAFTPSEIYLAWSLGASMVKVYPATSLGPDYIKDVKAPLDQVKLVPTGGISIDNMAAYFQAGADGLGVGGHLFDKDLIRRNDWAGLTQHFREFVKKLPVTSDIN, from the coding sequence ATGAGCGACCACGCAACGCAGCCCCCTTTCTCCTGGGCCTTATTTTCGAAAGCACCTTTGATCGGTATCATACGGGGGTTATCATTCGACGTAGTTAAGCAGCTACTGCCGATTTATCGGGAAGCCGGACTGACCACGCTGGAAATAACGATGAATACTTCGGGCGCTCAGGCCATGATCCGACACGCTATAGACAATTACGGCGATGGCCTGAATATCGGCGCAGGAACCGTTTGCACTAAAGATGATCTGCACAAGGCGCTAGATGCCGGCGCACAGTTCATTGTGACACCCGTTATCAACAAAAAAGTGATCAAGGCCAGCGTGAAGCGGGGCATTCCTATTTTTCCCGGCGCGTTTACGCCATCCGAAATTTATCTGGCCTGGTCATTAGGGGCGTCAATGGTCAAGGTGTATCCGGCCACGTCGCTGGGACCGGACTACATAAAGGACGTAAAAGCCCCACTCGATCAGGTAAAGTTGGTGCCAACGGGCGGTATCAGCATAGACAATATGGCTGCGTATTTCCAGGCTGGAGCCGATGGGCTTGGCGTTGGCGGACACCTCTTCGACAAGGATCTTATCAGGCGGAACGATTGGGCCGGATTAACGCAACACTTCCGGGAATTTGTCAAAAAGCTGCCTGTAACGTCCGACATAAACTAA
- a CDS encoding 2-dehydro-3-deoxygalactonokinase, which yields MTNYLLGCDWGTSSFRLRLIRTTDLRVIGEVTSQEGVASTFTAWKASDETNTVARAHFFQQRLKRQIDALAANVTLNLDTIAVVISGMASSSIGMDEVPYATLPFPVDGSQASVKRLEAQPDFPHDIFLISGVRTTHDVMRGEETQLIGLLALLDTLHHTVNDAILIFPGTHSKHIYIQNQQVVDLQTFMTGEVFNLMSHYSILKDSIEPTGLTTFSDNELDGFKLGIHESTASSILNNLFQVRTNQLFDLLTKKQNTLYLSGLLIGDELKSLIDQKDWSLILCSGSNLYELYKLAIEELNLSDRTMTISADLIDQATIAGQVKIVQNQLVAVNK from the coding sequence ATGACAAACTATCTATTAGGTTGCGACTGGGGAACGTCATCTTTCCGGCTTCGGCTAATACGAACAACCGATCTTCGGGTAATTGGCGAAGTGACTTCGCAGGAGGGCGTCGCCAGTACGTTTACCGCCTGGAAAGCATCCGATGAAACCAATACCGTTGCCAGAGCGCATTTCTTTCAGCAGCGGCTAAAACGTCAGATCGATGCACTGGCGGCTAACGTGACGCTAAATCTGGATACCATTGCCGTTGTTATTTCGGGAATGGCCTCATCGTCGATTGGTATGGATGAGGTTCCGTATGCCACGCTACCCTTCCCGGTCGATGGGAGTCAGGCCAGTGTCAAACGCCTTGAAGCACAACCCGATTTTCCGCACGACATCTTCCTGATTTCCGGCGTTCGGACAACCCACGACGTAATGCGGGGCGAAGAAACCCAACTGATTGGCTTACTGGCGTTATTGGATACCCTCCACCATACCGTTAACGATGCCATTCTGATCTTTCCCGGCACTCATTCCAAGCACATCTACATACAAAACCAGCAGGTGGTTGACTTGCAGACCTTTATGACGGGTGAAGTATTCAACCTCATGTCGCACTACAGCATTTTGAAAGATTCGATTGAGCCCACCGGATTGACGACCTTTTCCGATAATGAGTTAGACGGCTTTAAGTTGGGCATTCACGAATCAACGGCTTCCTCGATCCTGAACAACTTATTTCAGGTACGAACGAATCAATTGTTCGATCTGCTAACGAAAAAACAAAATACACTGTACCTAAGCGGCCTGTTGATTGGCGACGAACTGAAATCGCTGATCGATCAGAAAGACTGGTCATTGATTTTGTGCAGTGGCTCAAACCTGTATGAGTTGTATAAACTGGCCATCGAAGAACTTAATTTATCGGACCGGACCATGACGATTTCTGCCGATTTGATCGACCAGGCCACCATTGCCGGGCAAGTAAAGATTGTTCAAAACCAGCTAGTAGCCGTAAACAAATGA
- a CDS encoding heparinase II/III domain-containing protein, producing MQLFLVLITTIFLSLSAYAQKPNLLSGKFPPNELKKVLIPQARWTPFPKRDDRAGWAKADQTMMQAYLRKAESYLDYKWPYIPATKSLLIERTGDRDQFQAVSFEKREVLGTLLLAEIYENKGRFVDPIIDGVWSICEESFWGVPAHLPKSKDYAGLMDVSKPFVDLFAAETATYLAWVDYYLGDKLDAVSPQIRKRIYSETNYRIFGPLMTKPHGWMTKTANGRAPNNWNPWICSNWLNAVLLLEKDDEKRTASVAKLLDVLDEFLNPYPPDGGCDEGPSYWGAAAASLYDNIAMLNLASNDAFQYVYADEKFRNMGRFIYRAQISENYFLNFADADPQPGMAATMIYRYGKAINDPDMMKFGAFYRTPEDGSIGKFHYFRHFYSLFMQDEYQKAAQGLPLPKNVWLPDLQVFAARDQAGTTNGFYVAAKGGHNDESHNHNDIGNYVVYYDGQPLLIDVGRGTYTAKTFSNKRYDIWYNCSDFHNLPTINGKDQLPGMSFRASNVAYKTDNASTRFSVDLTQAYPKDAGITSWQRTIQLNRGQNVQIDDAIKLTNASSLTQHLMTCYPAEVGKPGELIIHYAPKGDQAKNFVVRYDPKQMRPSIEKVKLDAPEDRGIITKWGDTIYRINFTVLTPKPSDKLTFVIAE from the coding sequence ATGCAACTATTTTTAGTCCTGATCACAACGATCTTCCTGAGCCTTTCCGCTTACGCCCAGAAGCCGAATTTGCTCAGTGGTAAATTTCCGCCGAATGAGTTGAAAAAAGTGCTGATTCCGCAGGCACGATGGACGCCTTTCCCCAAACGGGATGATCGAGCCGGATGGGCCAAAGCCGACCAAACGATGATGCAGGCCTACCTCCGAAAAGCCGAATCGTACCTCGACTACAAATGGCCGTACATACCAGCGACAAAATCACTGCTCATTGAACGAACCGGCGACCGGGATCAGTTTCAGGCGGTGAGTTTTGAGAAACGGGAAGTATTGGGCACACTGCTGCTGGCCGAAATCTACGAGAACAAAGGCCGGTTCGTCGATCCCATTATCGATGGCGTGTGGTCCATCTGCGAAGAGTCGTTCTGGGGTGTGCCCGCACACCTGCCCAAGTCGAAAGACTACGCGGGTTTGATGGATGTGTCGAAACCCTTTGTCGATTTGTTTGCCGCCGAAACCGCGACGTATCTGGCCTGGGTCGATTATTACCTGGGCGACAAACTGGATGCGGTTTCACCCCAGATCCGTAAGCGAATATATAGCGAAACCAACTACCGGATTTTTGGGCCGCTCATGACCAAGCCACACGGCTGGATGACAAAAACGGCTAACGGGCGCGCCCCGAACAACTGGAACCCCTGGATTTGCTCGAACTGGCTGAATGCGGTTTTGCTCCTCGAAAAAGACGACGAGAAACGGACGGCATCGGTGGCCAAATTACTCGACGTACTCGATGAATTCCTGAACCCATACCCGCCGGATGGGGGCTGCGACGAAGGACCGAGTTATTGGGGAGCTGCTGCCGCTTCGTTGTATGACAACATCGCCATGCTCAATCTGGCCAGCAACGACGCGTTCCAGTATGTATACGCCGACGAGAAATTTCGCAACATGGGCCGCTTCATTTACCGCGCCCAGATCAGCGAGAACTACTTTCTGAATTTTGCCGATGCGGACCCGCAGCCCGGTATGGCCGCGACGATGATCTATCGGTACGGTAAAGCGATCAACGACCCGGATATGATGAAATTCGGAGCCTTCTACCGCACGCCCGAAGATGGCTCCATTGGCAAGTTTCACTACTTCCGGCATTTTTATTCGCTCTTCATGCAGGACGAATACCAGAAGGCGGCCCAGGGCTTGCCGCTCCCCAAAAATGTATGGCTACCTGACCTTCAGGTCTTTGCCGCCCGCGATCAGGCAGGCACAACGAACGGGTTTTATGTAGCGGCCAAGGGTGGGCACAACGACGAAAGCCATAACCACAACGACATTGGCAATTACGTGGTGTATTACGATGGCCAGCCGCTGTTGATCGACGTGGGACGCGGTACGTACACCGCTAAAACGTTCAGCAACAAGCGCTACGACATCTGGTATAACTGCTCAGATTTCCATAATCTGCCGACGATAAACGGTAAAGATCAACTACCCGGCATGTCGTTCAGAGCGTCGAATGTGGCATATAAAACTGATAACGCATCGACCCGATTTTCGGTCGATCTGACACAGGCGTATCCGAAGGATGCGGGCATAACCAGCTGGCAGCGAACTATTCAGCTCAACCGGGGCCAGAACGTTCAGATCGACGATGCGATTAAACTGACCAATGCCAGTTCCCTCACACAACACCTGATGACGTGTTATCCAGCCGAAGTCGGGAAGCCCGGCGAACTGATCATCCACTACGCACCCAAAGGCGATCAGGCCAAAAATTTTGTGGTACGATACGATCCCAAACAGATGCGGCCATCCATCGAAAAGGTTAAGCTGGATGCTCCCGAAGACCGGGGCATTATTACCAAGTGGGGTGATACTATTTATCGGATCAATTTCACGGTGCTGACCCCAAAGCCCTCGGATAAACTGACTTTCGTCATTGCTGAGTAG